One genomic segment of Aquipluma nitroreducens includes these proteins:
- a CDS encoding Bax inhibitor-1/YccA family protein: protein MDITKSSNPVFGKNIFSQSAINTEDGVMTVNGTINKTGLMLLIVIFAATFTWRKFFGAIDPATPGVMPSGIMVWTMVGAIGGFITALITTFSPRRAAMTAPIYAVFEGLFLGAISAMFEAMYPGLVMRAVSLTFGVFFIMLLLYRSGTIRATDKFRTVIFAATGGIALVYLVSFIAGMFGANLGFMYGNGMMGIGFSLVVVVIAALNLILDFDMITRGANAMAPKYMEWYGAFGLMVTLIWLYLEMLRLLSKLSSRN, encoded by the coding sequence ATGGATATTACAAAATCATCGAATCCCGTATTTGGGAAGAACATATTTAGTCAATCAGCAATCAATACTGAAGACGGGGTGATGACCGTGAACGGAACAATCAATAAAACCGGGTTAATGTTGCTGATTGTTATTTTTGCTGCCACGTTTACCTGGCGTAAGTTTTTTGGTGCAATCGATCCGGCCACTCCGGGCGTTATGCCTTCAGGAATCATGGTCTGGACAATGGTTGGTGCGATTGGAGGTTTTATTACTGCACTGATTACTACATTCAGTCCACGCCGCGCTGCCATGACTGCTCCAATTTATGCCGTTTTCGAAGGTTTGTTCCTTGGAGCAATTTCGGCCATGTTCGAAGCCATGTATCCCGGATTGGTTATGCGTGCAGTTTCGCTTACATTTGGCGTATTCTTCATTATGCTTCTACTTTATCGTTCAGGAACTATTCGTGCTACTGATAAATTCAGGACAGTAATTTTTGCCGCAACAGGTGGTATTGCGCTGGTTTATCTGGTAAGTTTTATCGCCGGAATGTTTGGTGCCAATTTAGGTTTTATGTACGGAAATGGAATGATGGGAATTGGATTTAGCCTTGTTGTAGTCGTAATTGCTGCACTCAATCTGATTCTCGATTTCGACATGATTACACGTGGCGCCAATGCGATGGCTCCAAAATACATGGAATGGTATGGTGCATTTGGCCTGATGGTTACTTTAATTTGGTTGTACCTTGAAATGCTTCGTTTGCTTTCCAAATTATCGAGCCGGAATTAA
- a CDS encoding GNAT family N-acetyltransferase, translating into MILIEVTDSKTKKQFHKVPHLIYKNDPNWACPLETMVEDVFTPAKNPSFKTGEACRWILTDESGQLLGRIGAFLNLKKVHTFEQPTGGCGFFECVNDFDAAKMLFDASRDWLKERGIEAMDGPVNFGENYMNWGLLADGFVHQGFGMPYNPAYYVDLFKKYGFEVYFKQFSYHLDYSKPFPERFWKIAGWVAQKPGYTFEHFSFDKTEKFVDDFCYIYDEAWRFHGHFEPLDKDEIRDFIKTAKAIIDPEMIWYAYHDGVPIALFVMIPDINQILKKLNGKMNFINILKFLYYKRKRIMTRTRILIMGVVPKYQKSGIESAIFWHQDKLMKHKPEYKEVELSWAGDFNPKIMALYKSVGGVEAKTHYTMRYLFDRTKPFKRAPIIGLED; encoded by the coding sequence ATGATACTCATTGAAGTTACCGATTCAAAAACCAAGAAGCAATTCCATAAAGTGCCACATTTGATCTATAAAAACGATCCGAATTGGGCATGTCCGTTGGAAACGATGGTTGAAGATGTATTCACTCCTGCAAAAAATCCATCATTTAAAACTGGTGAGGCTTGCCGCTGGATATTAACCGATGAAAGTGGTCAATTACTGGGGCGGATTGGAGCCTTTTTGAATCTGAAGAAAGTGCATACCTTCGAACAGCCAACCGGGGGATGTGGTTTTTTTGAGTGTGTCAATGATTTTGATGCCGCTAAAATGTTGTTTGATGCCTCGCGTGATTGGCTGAAAGAGCGTGGAATTGAAGCCATGGATGGGCCAGTCAATTTTGGGGAAAATTACATGAACTGGGGACTTCTTGCTGACGGGTTTGTTCATCAGGGTTTTGGGATGCCTTATAATCCTGCCTATTACGTCGATTTGTTTAAAAAATACGGATTCGAAGTTTATTTTAAGCAATTCAGTTACCATCTCGATTATTCTAAGCCTTTTCCGGAGCGCTTCTGGAAAATTGCCGGGTGGGTGGCGCAAAAACCGGGTTACACTTTCGAACATTTCTCGTTTGACAAGACCGAAAAATTTGTTGACGACTTCTGTTACATTTACGATGAAGCATGGCGTTTTCATGGACATTTTGAACCCCTCGATAAAGATGAAATACGCGATTTTATCAAAACGGCTAAAGCCATCATCGATCCAGAGATGATCTGGTATGCCTATCATGATGGAGTTCCAATTGCCCTGTTTGTTATGATTCCGGACATCAACCAAATCCTGAAAAAGCTGAATGGTAAAATGAATTTCATTAATATTCTGAAATTTCTGTATTATAAACGTAAAAGGATAATGACCCGAACCCGTATCTTAATTATGGGCGTGGTGCCAAAATATCAGAAATCGGGTATTGAGTCAGCAATTTTCTGGCATCAGGATAAATTAATGAAGCATAAGCCTGAGTACAAAGAGGTTGAATTGTCGTGGGCTGGTGATTTTAATCCCAAAATTATGGCGCTTTATAAGTCTGTTGGGGGTGTTGAGGCGAAAACGCATTACACCATGCGGTATCTTTTCGATCGCACGAAACCATTTAAAAGAGCCCCAATTATTGGGTTGGAAGATTAA
- a CDS encoding type B 50S ribosomal protein L31 encodes MKKGIHPENYRTVAFKDMSNGHVYITKSTVNTKETELVDGVEYPVIKLEISSSSHPFYTGKMKLVDTAGRVDKFNNRFKKTQEIRNK; translated from the coding sequence ATGAAAAAAGGGATACATCCAGAAAATTATCGTACTGTTGCATTCAAAGATATGTCAAACGGTCATGTTTATATAACCAAATCAACTGTTAACACAAAAGAAACAGAATTGGTTGACGGAGTTGAGTACCCGGTGATCAAACTTGAAATTTCAAGTTCATCTCACCCATTCTACACTGGAAAAATGAAATTGGTTGACACCGCAGGTCGTGTTGATAAATTCAATAACAGATTTAAAAAGACTCAGGAAATCAGAAATAAATAA
- a CDS encoding DNA alkylation repair protein, with amino-acid sequence MDIIIDDPIREQEFRQILTKIRLAKNGETVDQMKKHGLVYKMNWGVSIIQLREIASQFDPNHLLALKLWNKQWRETMILAAMLDVPKEVTEEQMDYWTKSLETAEIAEALNTYLWAKTKFAFIKALEWCRGKKHLVRFTGLHLMGRLALTEKSAMDEFFEPFFDILSPLAKDPNLKQIFYRSFILLGTKSKTMNERAILFAEGLKEIDSEESGVLAEMILSELKSEYVQDLFVKNT; translated from the coding sequence ATGGATATTATTATTGATGACCCGATTCGCGAACAGGAATTTCGCCAGATACTGACCAAAATACGTTTGGCTAAAAACGGCGAAACAGTCGATCAGATGAAAAAACATGGTCTGGTCTATAAAATGAATTGGGGCGTTTCAATCATTCAACTGCGCGAGATCGCATCTCAATTTGATCCCAATCATTTGCTCGCTCTCAAGTTGTGGAACAAACAATGGCGCGAAACCATGATTCTGGCTGCCATGCTTGACGTTCCGAAGGAAGTGACCGAAGAGCAGATGGATTACTGGACAAAAAGTCTGGAAACTGCCGAAATTGCTGAAGCCCTGAACACATATCTTTGGGCAAAAACCAAATTTGCCTTTATAAAAGCATTGGAATGGTGTCGTGGAAAGAAACATTTGGTGCGTTTTACTGGTCTTCACCTGATGGGACGGCTTGCTCTGACTGAGAAGTCGGCTATGGACGAGTTTTTTGAACCTTTCTTCGACATACTGTCACCTTTGGCAAAAGATCCGAATTTGAAGCAGATTTTTTATCGTTCGTTTATTTTACTCGGAACAAAGAGCAAAACAATGAACGAAAGAGCTATTCTGTTTGCAGAAGGGTTGAAAGAGATTGATTCAGAGGAAAGTGGAGTTTTAGCTGAGATGATTCTTTCAGAACTCAAAAGTGAGTATGTACAGGATTTATTTGTTAAGAATACTTAA
- the lon gene encoding endopeptidase La, translating to MQNILIPSLMDDENEFIPILSDGDDSELTNLDVPDILPILPLRNTVMFPGVVMPITVGRQKSLQLVQEVYRGNRLLGTVAQKDGSIDDPSQNDLYQTGTIAQILKILEMPDGSTSVIIQGKKRFEVVDYTQEFPYFKARVTAIDDIQPKDDSVEFSAIIGSLKDLSIKIAQFSMHISPEASFAVKNIENSTFLINFVCSNTDLKVEEKQVLLGISDIKERGIQAISYLVREVQMAELKRDIQTKVKAELDQQQREYLLNQQMKTIQDELGGNPAEQEIQDFKERAKEKKWSEDAAKHFEKEVHKLSRLNPAAGEYSVQFAYCQTLLDLPWNEYTEDIFDLKRAAKVLDEDHYGLEKVKERIMEHLAVLKLKNDMKSPILCLYGPPGVGKTSLGRSIAKALGRNYVRMSLGGLHDEAEIRGHRKTYIGAMPGRILQNIKKAKSSNPVFILDELDKVSQDFHGDPASALLEVLDPEQNFEFHDNYVELEYDLSKVMFIATANTLSTIAPALRDRLELIEVSGYLVEEKIEIAKRHLIPKQLENHGIEAKSVSFSKEIIQHIIENYTRESGVRELDKKIARVARRIAKKIAFEEAYNINLTKEDIREYLGVVQYTKEIYQGNNFAGVVTGLAWTAVGGEILYVETSLSKGKGSLTLTGNLGDVMKESAMLALEYLRSHAEQMGINPEVFDHYNVHVHVPEGAIPKDGPSAGITMVTSIASAFTQRKVRKNLAMTGEITLRGKVLPVGGIKEKILAAKRAGIKEIILSEANRKDLEEIKEVYIKGLKFHHVDTIQEVVEIALLDSKVDNPLKIE from the coding sequence ATGCAAAATATACTTATTCCCAGCTTAATGGATGATGAAAATGAGTTTATTCCAATCTTAAGTGATGGGGATGATTCTGAATTAACCAATCTTGATGTTCCTGACATTTTGCCAATTTTGCCTTTGCGCAATACGGTAATGTTTCCGGGAGTTGTAATGCCAATTACTGTAGGAAGACAAAAATCACTTCAGTTGGTACAGGAAGTGTACCGTGGAAATCGTTTGCTTGGAACTGTTGCTCAGAAAGATGGTAGCATTGACGATCCGAGTCAGAATGATTTATACCAGACTGGAACCATCGCCCAGATTCTCAAAATTCTGGAAATGCCCGATGGATCGACTTCGGTCATTATTCAGGGCAAAAAGCGATTTGAGGTTGTCGATTATACTCAGGAATTCCCGTATTTCAAAGCACGGGTAACTGCAATTGACGATATTCAGCCAAAGGACGATTCCGTAGAATTTTCCGCAATTATTGGTTCGTTAAAAGATCTGTCGATTAAAATTGCACAGTTTTCCATGCATATTTCTCCAGAAGCCTCTTTCGCTGTTAAGAATATTGAGAACTCTACGTTCCTGATCAATTTTGTTTGTTCGAACACCGATTTGAAGGTGGAAGAAAAGCAAGTTCTTTTGGGTATCAGTGATATTAAAGAGCGGGGTATTCAGGCCATAAGTTATTTGGTTCGCGAAGTTCAGATGGCTGAATTGAAACGAGATATTCAGACCAAAGTAAAGGCTGAACTTGATCAGCAGCAGCGGGAATATTTGCTTAACCAGCAGATGAAAACCATTCAGGATGAATTGGGTGGTAATCCGGCTGAGCAGGAAATTCAGGACTTTAAAGAACGTGCAAAAGAGAAGAAATGGTCGGAAGATGCGGCGAAACACTTTGAGAAGGAAGTTCATAAGCTTTCGCGCTTAAATCCGGCTGCCGGTGAATATTCGGTTCAGTTTGCCTATTGCCAGACTTTGCTCGATCTTCCGTGGAATGAATATACCGAAGATATATTTGATTTGAAACGTGCCGCTAAAGTGCTTGATGAAGATCATTACGGTTTGGAAAAGGTGAAAGAGCGTATCATGGAGCATCTGGCTGTTTTGAAGCTGAAAAACGATATGAAATCGCCAATTCTTTGTTTATACGGCCCTCCGGGAGTTGGAAAAACTTCGCTCGGGCGATCGATAGCCAAAGCCTTGGGACGTAACTATGTCCGGATGAGTTTAGGCGGTTTGCATGATGAAGCTGAAATTCGTGGTCACCGTAAAACATACATTGGTGCAATGCCGGGACGTATTTTGCAAAATATCAAAAAAGCAAAATCGTCAAATCCGGTATTTATTCTCGATGAATTGGATAAGGTTTCGCAAGACTTTCATGGCGATCCTGCTTCGGCATTGCTCGAAGTGTTGGATCCTGAACAGAATTTTGAGTTCCACGATAATTATGTGGAGTTGGAGTATGATCTGTCGAAAGTGATGTTTATTGCAACTGCAAATACGTTGAGTACAATTGCGCCAGCTTTGCGCGACAGACTTGAACTGATTGAAGTGAGCGGATATCTGGTAGAAGAGAAAATTGAGATTGCCAAACGGCACTTGATTCCTAAACAGCTTGAAAACCATGGGATAGAAGCGAAGAGTGTTAGTTTCTCGAAAGAAATCATTCAGCATATTATTGAAAATTACACTCGTGAATCGGGTGTTCGCGAATTGGATAAAAAAATTGCACGGGTTGCTCGTCGCATTGCCAAAAAGATTGCTTTTGAGGAAGCCTACAACATCAACCTGACCAAGGAAGATATTCGGGAATATTTGGGAGTTGTTCAGTATACCAAAGAAATATATCAAGGGAATAATTTTGCCGGAGTTGTTACCGGTTTGGCCTGGACAGCCGTTGGCGGTGAAATTCTCTATGTAGAAACCAGTTTAAGTAAAGGAAAGGGCTCACTTACCTTAACCGGAAATCTAGGTGATGTGATGAAAGAATCAGCCATGCTGGCACTCGAATATCTTCGTTCGCATGCAGAGCAAATGGGAATTAATCCAGAAGTCTTTGATCATTATAATGTACACGTTCATGTTCCTGAAGGTGCTATTCCAAAGGATGGTCCATCGGCTGGGATAACCATGGTAACTTCAATCGCATCGGCATTTACGCAGCGCAAGGTTCGGAAAAATCTGGCGATGACCGGCGAAATTACGCTTCGTGGCAAAGTATTGCCTGTGGGCGGAATCAAGGAAAAGATCCTGGCAGCAAAAAGGGCAGGAATTAAAGAGATCATTTTATCCGAAGCAAACCGTAAGGATTTGGAAGAAATAAAAGAAGTTTACATCAAGGGACTTAAGTTTCATCATGTAGATACTATACAGGAAGTTGTTGAGATTGCTTTGTTGGATTCAAAGGTTGATAATCCTTTAAAAATTGAATAA